Proteins encoded in a region of the Zunongwangia endophytica genome:
- a CDS encoding DUF58 domain-containing protein, giving the protein MKLQEQVYQTEGFLNLEILARQIVEGYISGMHKSPFHGFSAEFAEHKIYNQGESTKHIDWKLYAKTDKLYTKRYEEETNLRCHLIIDNSASMHYPAIKKKSVSKLNKIGFSALASACIMNMLKRQRDAVGLSVYSNEFEFYAPERAGERHHHLLLNKLDEALASQASKRSTQTYTYLHQIAEKLKRRSLVFLFTDMFQSDKEEAELFEALRHLKYNKHEVVLFHVLDTKKELGFDFENTPKRFFDVETGDEIDLYSENIQENYKNSIESYFKNLELECAKYRISYVPVDINKNFNKILQTYFIERQKLA; this is encoded by the coding sequence TTGAAATTACAGGAACAGGTATATCAAACAGAAGGATTTTTAAATCTTGAAATTTTAGCTCGCCAAATTGTAGAAGGCTATATTTCGGGGATGCATAAGAGTCCGTTTCACGGTTTTTCTGCGGAATTTGCGGAACATAAAATCTACAATCAGGGAGAAAGTACCAAGCATATCGACTGGAAGTTATACGCCAAGACCGATAAGCTTTATACGAAGCGCTACGAAGAAGAAACTAATTTGCGCTGTCATCTCATCATCGATAATTCGGCTTCGATGCATTACCCCGCTATTAAAAAAAAAAGTGTTTCCAAATTAAATAAAATCGGTTTTTCTGCTTTGGCGTCGGCTTGTATCATGAATATGCTGAAGCGCCAGCGTGATGCTGTTGGTTTAAGTGTTTATAGTAATGAGTTTGAATTTTATGCTCCCGAGCGCGCAGGAGAGCGGCATCATCATTTATTACTTAATAAGCTTGACGAAGCATTAGCTTCTCAGGCTTCAAAACGGAGCACTCAAACCTATACTTATCTTCACCAAATCGCAGAAAAATTAAAAAGAAGATCGCTGGTCTTTCTTTTTACTGATATGTTTCAAAGTGATAAAGAGGAGGCAGAACTTTTTGAAGCCTTAAGACATTTGAAATATAATAAGCATGAGGTAGTATTATTTCATGTTCTGGACACTAAAAAAGAATTGGGTTTTGATTTCGAAAATACACCAAAGCGATTTTTTGATGTCGAGACCGGTGATGAAATCGATCTGTATTCAGAAAACATCCAGGAAAATTATAAAAATTCAATTGAAAGTTATTTTAAAAATCTTGAATTGGAATGCGCGAAGTATAGGATTAGTTACGTTCCGGTAGATATCAATAAAAATTTCAATAAAATTTTACAAACGTATTTTATTGAAAGACAAAAGCTTGCATAG
- the trxA gene encoding thioredoxin: MAIEITDANFEETVLKSDKPVMVDFWAAWCGPCRMVGPVIEELSGEYEGKAVVGKLDVDANQEFAAKYGVRNIPTVLIFQNGEVVGRQVGVAPKDTYAGALNELL, translated from the coding sequence ATGGCTATTGAAATAACAGATGCAAATTTTGAAGAAACAGTATTAAAAAGTGATAAACCAGTAATGGTAGACTTTTGGGCAGCTTGGTGTGGACCTTGTAGAATGGTAGGACCGGTAATCGAAGAGCTTAGCGGAGAATACGAAGGTAAAGCAGTAGTTGGAAAACTAGATGTTGATGCTAACCAGGAATTTGCTGCAAAATACGGAGTTAGAAATATCCCAACGGTACTTATTTTCCAAAACGGAGAAGTTGTAGGTCGCCAAGTAGGTGTTGCTCCTAAAGATACTTATGCTGGTGCTTTGAACGAGCTTTTATAA